A region of the Apium graveolens cultivar Ventura chromosome 6, ASM990537v1, whole genome shotgun sequence genome:
TAACTGAATCATTTTCGAATTGGATCAATTTCAAATGGGTTTCATTTTTGCATTATAATGTATTTGGAGACCGTTCAGCTCAGATGCGATTTAATTCGGTTTAGGTCtaatttgaattaaaatcaaATGAAATTCGGATAAAGATCAGATGAAATTTGGTTTGGATTGAATTCAGTTCGGATAATATATTATTCGTTTATAGTGGATTTCAAGTTATAATCGTATCTAGTGTTTTTGATCATTTTCGGTTAAATTTTTGATtcaaataatttttgaattttttttaattgatttttgCAGAATAATCGAATTGCAATTTTTTTTATCTTGGATCGGATTTCGTTTGTTGGGATCTAGACTCATCGATGGGTGATGGGTCTACTCGCCCAatgttttcttatttattttatttaatgaaaaaGAGTAGATATATTTTTGTCCTTAGAAATAAAAAAAGTGAATCAGCCTATGTTTTGTTTTCTTGTCATCAATTTCCTCATTTCTCCTGAGAAAAAGGGATTCCCAGTGGCGTATACGACCTTTTGACATCCTAAAAAAACCGAAACAATCTTCCCCATTTCTCAGAACCCCACCTCAAGAACTCGCCTTTCTTCCCAAGAAACTCACTTTCTTTGAATCAGTCATCATTCAACTACTATTATTCTTCCTCATTTCTTGATCCACTTATCTAAAGATTAAAACTTGTTGCTTAATTGTATAAGCTCAGATACTAAAAGAAGAGGAATGGTCCTGCCTTTATTGAAACTGGGAACACTTGCTTTGAAGACAATAAGTAAACCAATTGCTGCAAGACTCAAAACTGAAGCTGGATTGCATCCTAGGTTTCGTCAATCTATTATCAACATTGCTCAGGTACTTATTTACTTTTATGTTTAACCCCCCTCTACATTTTTATGCTCTTTTAAATTGATTGAAAAATGTTTAATTTTCTTGATCTTGGATACAAATAATGACCATTTTTGTTATTAGGGTTTATAAGAATGTAATTTCTTTTTAGTCCTAGGATTGTTGATCTTTTGAACCAACGCAGGTAATATGTTCGAATTGGGTTACTGCATTTCGAATTTGGGGACTTTGGGGTTTTGTTGTACTGTAGGAAACTATTTTAGTTTAATTTATACCCATTTAGCGGGAATCAGAATGTCGTTTGTATGTGCTAGTGTTTGGTTGAAGGTTTAAAATGGTTGGAATGGGGAATTTATTTTGCACATCCTCCATGAGATTCCATATCATTCCTGTTTTGGTTCCCCCTCATTTGGCTATTCCTGTTGACATTAACAATCCGAACACCCCCTTAGTCTCCCCTATCCGGATGAAGTTGATTACAGCGGGGTAGGTTTATAGGAAGAGGAATTTCAGATCATTATTAAGACTTCTAGAGTAACTATAGAAATGTAGTATGTGGTATATGTAGAATCACCTTGCCTTTTTATCATTAACATTTTGTTTGGGTCAAAAGGTATTTTCCCCTTATTCTTACTGGTGGTTTATGCCTTAATATTTCAAGACTAAGAGGATCGAACCATCTTCATATTTAAGTTGCACGGGTTGCTTAAAAGTTGTTATCCCCTGGAAAGACGGTATCCTTATCTATCATCTATTTCTGTTTGACATTGGCAGTTCAAAGTAATCATCATTTTGACTGAAGCTACTTTTACCCTTATTAGATAAAAGAAATGGCAACAGTAAAGACCATCATGTTTTTCCTTATGCTTTCCCTTTAAAGGGATTTTGAGTACAATTGATGGATTTTAGAAAGAAGGGTTTTAAGAAAGATTAGCATCACCTTTATCTACTTCTATTCAGTGATCTGGTATCAAACCTAAGATTTATCCATTAAAAGTGTCTCAGAAAGATAAACTATCTATTTTACGTCAATAATGTTGTTCAGACTGTATAGTCTTTAGCCTACACCTAACTATCCTTGTGATTGAACGTGCAAACCAGTATGGTTGCTGTTTATTTGGGAGAGAATAGTAGGACTTTCATACCAAGTTTTTGAGATCAATGAATATTTAATCTGCAGAATGTTGCCATAAAGTACTTCTATTTACCGGTCATTTGTATGCTTTAATATTCTTTAACTTGTTACTCACCCAAGAAGATCTGTACTCAGATTTTACTTACTAATATCTCTATTATTTACAAATTTTTATGTGTGCAAAATAAAGTTGGATCAGAATAATATCCTAGGCATATAATTTTTATGCTCCATTTACTTTGTCCCAGTTAAGTTGTGAACAATGATTTTTTATATTGTATCTAAGGTATTTTACTATGCGATTTCACCATCTGATAGTACCAAGGCAGCATTAGCAAAACAGCCTGTACCGAAAGCATTGATAAAAATATCTAAAGTATTTTACAGTCACAATTTAATAGTATGATAATATTTGTCGACTTTGTTATTTATTACAATTTAGTTGTACTGTTTGATTGGATCAGGCAAATCATCGGTTCACTACAACTATTCAAAGACGCATCTATGGTCATGCAACAGATGTTGAAATTCGACCTTTAAACGAAGAAAAAGCTGTTCAAGCTGCTGTTGACCTTATTGGGGAACTGTTTGTATTCTCGGTAAGACGGTAATTACATACTTACCAGTTTAATAAAAAATGGTTCCTTTGTGAAAAGATCAGATCCGGCAGTATACATAAAAGTGCAACAGTATATTATATTCATTATTAAAATGTGAGAAAGCAGCATACCTGTGCATAAAGCCAAATTACATGGATTGAAATAGTATATATAAGAATAAGCTGGGGTTTGACTGTTTAAGAAAATCTATATCGTAGAAAGTGTATTGTTAGTGAAATAAGATCAGAAATTAAGGCTCAGATTTGTTACTGATACTAGAAGGCTGCCCATTCAGCTCAATTTGTACCATTCTCAATTAAAAAAAACTTGTTCAGGTTGCAGGAGCTGCTGTTGTCTTTGAGGTACATAGGAGTGCTAGGTCAGAAGCTAGAAAGGAGGCAATTCGTAGGCAAGAAGTAGAGGTAATTTTATGTGTTCGTTATATCATTATGTTTTCTATCTGAGCAAGTGTTATGTTTCTTGTCTTTTAATATCTAAAAAAGATATGTTTAGCTATCTTCTATGTAATTAGTATGCCCAATGaaattatgtgtgtgtgtgcctGTATAAATAAATTAACGTATACTTTTTTCGAATATGACAATCTCTTCAAGATTATGACACATAAAGATACAATGATAgaaaactaataaaagaaaagtaGGTTCAGTATCTCATTAGTATGCTACCATCTGGCAGCTTTATTTTCCCATGAATACTAATGATCATACTTTGAGAAAGTAAGGGCACTTGTATATAAACTTGGTAGGTGCCGTTTTGCTATTTTTATCCTCTTTAGTAGATTTCCGATTTCTCGTGTATTGGGGCAACACTGTTTGCTAATACAACTTTCATCGGAGAAACTTATTGCCTGAACTGGTATTTGCTTCAGCAAGTGCAACAGAGTTCTGAAGTGATATGAAATATTGAAATCGTAATTATTTTCCTTCTGATTCATTTGGTTGATTCTAGCCAATATCTTGTCATTACTAATTATATATGCGCGCGCTCATGTGCATCCTATACTCCTTTCAATGTGGTGAAATATTGCATTAGGAGTTGAATCTTGAtagttgtgtgtgtatatatatattttttggaATCACTAGTTTGTTGATTCTAGCCTCTCTTGGAAAGACAAACTTCACGAGTTAAGTCATTAATTTAACTGTTTCTTCCACCTCACCAATCTCCCCTTCAAATTTGTTGTACAAAAGTATTGGACTTTTGTAATGTATATTTCTATGTTTAACACCATTCATTATAAAAAGACCTTCCTCTGAGTGGATGATAACGTCTGACTATCTGGAATATTTGAAAACTAATACAATTTGAATCTCAGTGTCCATCCTTGTAATTTAAAATTTACCCCAACTTCCCTGGAAAGATTACAGATCAGCTTCTGCATTTTTGTGTTAGGAATTGAGGCAACGAGATGATGAGTTAGCAAAAGAAGTGGAAGTTCTTAAGCGCAAACTTCAAGAACTTGAGCAGGCTCCCAAAGGACTAGGTCTATCTGGAGTTTTCAAGTCTAAACAAGCTTCGACCGAAGGTGACAAATCAGCAAAACTTTCCTGACCTCTCATTGGGCTGCTAATAATTTATTTACAGATATGAAATGCCAATAATTCATTAGTCCACATTCTTTATGAGGAAAACCTAATTGTTGACAAGTATTGTGCTAGGGACTGTGTTGCCCTCAGCCCCTCACCAATTTAGATTTGTATATTATAAATCAAAATCGAGGTTATGTTTGTATTGGCATTTGGCGTAGAAAAGAATGCATCTTTGTATGCTATGTTGAGTGGGAGAGAATCTTGGCAAGTCAAGATGAGGCTTGTATCACTGTTTTTTTAGGGTGTCAAATTGAAGATTGCAAGTCATACTTTTATGATTTGATATAATAATAGCCAAACCAGAGAACTCTTGTAACGTCGAATCCTCATTGCCATCCTCTACTACATTTTCCTAAATGCAATTTGAAGATGGCGATGCTTGTTGAACTTGAACAATGTAATCCCTCAAAAAAGGCAAAAAAAACAATCCCTAGGTGACTCAGTCCCCGGCTTTGCTCAAATGTTCATATTTAGGGTACTCGGAACCTTTTCTTTTCTCAGTACCCATTTACTGGGACTTTAATTTCACTAGGGGGTGTATGGTTTGTTCATCACAAAGGGAAAGGAAATGAGAGAAACGGAATGGAGAAAAAAGAAGCGAATTTGTATAATGTCCCAGATTAATGGGTCACTTTATAATTATATCccattttaattaaaatttacgAGTATGTTCTACGGTTAAAGTCCAACTCATATATAACCATCATATATGTATTTTAGTTACaagaataaaatatatttatcaaaTATTACAAGAATAACTTAAGACATTAATAATTGGTTTTAGATGATTCTTGTTATGTATGTTTTTTTATATCTATTAACCTATTGTCAAAACTAATTTAGAAGATGTCATTAACATGAAAGGTTTTAATACTCAGTGTCTCTTTGAAATAAACACATAGTCACCtaattagaaaataattattatgtTCATTATAAATTATAAGTTAAAGTAGATGACACTTTAACCAGGAAGGAGATAATCTAATACCAAATATCATATTCTTATGATAAATCTAATATCTATATTCGTATTTATCATTTAATTATATGTATAAAATTCAGTTTCTCAATTAAATTAATACATACTTTATTTCTATTAAAAATCACATtacatattttattaataatgccATATTggtattaaaaattaaaatgtattttatttctattaaaaaattaatagatattttagaattaatattattttactcTTAACAATAaatactttttttctttcttgaTTAAACTTTCTTTAAAAAAGTTTACAATTGCAAGTTGGGGAAAAATCAAAATCTCAATGAGGTTATAAGATTATATATGTAATTTAGATATTTAAAATAGTTAAATTAATCATAGTTAGTTTGAAATTGGCAAAATTTCTGAATATAAGACctgtttataaatataattataaatggGATAGATTTACAAACCAACTTTTAAAATGGGACATATAAGTAAACAACCCAAAAAAGAAAAGGATTCATGCTGAATTGTTTTTTCAGTTTGGTTATGATTCTAAAAACGGAATGGACGGAAACGAAAATTAAATatttgttttttaatttttttcaaaataataatttattaattatatattttttttaaatatataacgAAAGGGGAATTGAATTATTGGTTaaataaaaaatgataaaaaaatgGAATTCTAGTAATGAGAATAGAGGGATTATGGGTAAACTAGAAACCAAAAAGAGGAAAAGagaattacaacttttacaaaacAAACGGGAATAGGCCATTTGTTTCCGTTTCCTTAATACCCTCAACCAAACACCACCTAAaagaattaaattaaaaattttagGATTTTTTTCGAAATGTTTATTTCCTTCTCGTTTCAAGCTTTAGTTGACTATTTGGAAAGAGAGTAAGGATTCTAAGTAGGGTGCATTAAGGATTCTAAGTAGTCACATATCAAAGCGGCACGGCCATGCTAAGATGGGCATGTCAATTATTTATACATGTCTTTTCAGGATTCAGTATGCCTTtactattttttttttattttttaataattattttaatattagaaatatccagaaataacaaatataattttaaaatatttatatatattttaatatctaaaaagttactaatttaaatgagtattatgatggtattTGGTTGTTACTGTCAactaactttaattttatattcaagttcactgtatattattataataattatttattaaattttattatatttaattgataaataGCATGCCTTTTGGCAAAAAAACATGCCTATAATCATGCCTTCGGGGAGTCCCGTAACAGGTACCTTAATTCTAAGGTTAATTTTAAGAAATTTTTCTAAGGTAATGGTTGACTTGAGtgtattatatttattattaaattgcttattttttttaattcaaatacATGTAAAATATATGACaagtaaatatttaataataaatgaTTATAATTAATTGTTTACATTTATATGGTGATCTTAAAAAAAGTATATGAAGGTTAACCTTATGATCATTATTctcatttaaaaaatattatcttAGGGCCCATttgtaatttattaaaaaatataacttaTGAATTAAAGTTGAAAAATGTCATATAAATGATATGAACATGATAACTTATAAGTAATTTAGGTGTTTTGATAATTTTAAGTATAAGTTATTATAAGTTGATAATGTGATTggtaaattataaattataatttttgtaaattatAAATTACATGAATAAATAATCTGGATACATGAATATAAAGATTAGTACTTTGGGACAACGTTATATAAACCGGTTTTCGAAAAAAATCGGTTAAGCGCCTTATTTAGAATTAATCGGAGGAAAAAACAGATgcattttaattttttaaataatgttaattttaatatccttattttattaataatttataggTTAATACATATTTATcatgttatatatttatagttatttatttaattgatttCTATTTTGTACATAATAGTTTGTTTGTAATATAGTGATGAAAAAGAATATATAAGGATTAattgaatttcaaaaattggattGGTCATGAGCATTATTAATCGATAAAATCggaaatttttaaaattatatttgagAAATGTACCAAGGTGATACATAAAACTAAACGTGTAGTTTTGAAAATTTCTTATATGATTTCAATTATTTTTGAAACGTGAAATAAAACGTGAATGTATCGCAAATACCATTCTCTGGTTTTCACCATATTTGTGAGAAGCATAGTATTGAATTTCACAAACAGTATGCCAAATTTGAAAATGGGTTTTGATGCCTTTTAAGCTGAAATTTGTTATTGTCAAACATGCACTTAATTCCATGATTTGTGGATTTTGTTTAATCAAGAGATTTCTCACTGAGTTTTggtatttatttaattttaaaataaaaaataacttTTAAGAGAAAAACTATAAGAAAATCATGTTATAAGAAACACCCTTTTGGAATGCCGCATATATTTCTATATTTTGAATGTTTATGATTAAATAATGTTTTTCTAAGGTTGTATATGTTATGTTAATGAAAACAAattttgtatatataaaaaaatgattttttttatataacatatatatatgttATGCACAAATTACTGAACATATTATACTTTTATATTTAGTATTCTATAATAATTATgacattatttattaaaattttaaatatgttATGTAAAACTAAAATATGTTTATGAGAATTTTTAATGCAATTGAAAAAAAATTGTAAACAAATATTTGCAAaacatataaatataattatagaATATATTAGTTGGTAACTAGTTCTTATTTGAGTCTAGCTCTGCTTAATTTTAATACTCAGTATTGTAATTGATGATCAACACAGCAAGCTATCATATTGTTATCCAAGCTTGttcagaataacagcaagtcaagatgcacagtccagattcaacaagaacgtcgaatttcatggagatatTATAGGAACTTCTTTTATATCAGTTGTAAGAacttctctaatataatatacGTGCATTATATATAAAGAGCTCAAGTATAAATCGTTTTAActtattcaaattgatttcctatATTATAGGAGTTTGTTTTTCTATCAAACTCTATCTTCTACAAACTGTTATAAACGTTTTATACTCTTTCAAAATAGAAGAGATTTCTTCTGAtcatttttctttctttctctcttctatCAAACGGATACCTGAACGTTGAAAATCATCCTAACTAATTTAAACGTTAGAACTGGATTCTAACCGTTGTAAATTGTTGAGATTGTTTTGAACGTTAGTGTATGTTTATATATGAGGTTTCTTGCAGCTTTTATGATGTACTAGTTGCAGCAAGAACACTCTCAACTCATTAAACTTTC
Encoded here:
- the LOC141668352 gene encoding OPA3-like protein, whose translation is MVLPLLKLGTLALKTISKPIAARLKTEAGLHPRFRQSIINIAQANHRFTTTIQRRIYGHATDVEIRPLNEEKAVQAAVDLIGELFVFSVAGAAVVFEVHRSARSEARKEAIRRQEVEELRQRDDELAKEVEVLKRKLQELEQAPKGLGLSGVFKSKQASTEGDKSAKLS